One part of the Paenibacillus silvisoli genome encodes these proteins:
- a CDS encoding aminotransferase class I/II-fold pyridoxal phosphate-dependent enzyme, with product MAQSRTLQWRAPLFEALTALQRSGPASYHVPGHKYGQSLMRMTDMDEDALEAYRDIMAIDVTELSMTDDLHAPSGIIEKAQELAAEAFGSDHTFFLVGGSTVGNLAMILSVCEPKDLIIVQRNAHKSVLNGLKLAGAKSVFLMPQQDAESDLSVLPTLAQIEAALLRYPEAKAVFLTNPSYYGLSLDLAPYAELIHKHGKLLLVDEAHGAHYGLHPQFPRSAMQAGADAVVQSTHKTLPALTMGAMLHVQGERIDRKAIAEALRMVQSSSPSYPILASLDIARAMVHAYGSDLFRPGLNAAADFRNWVNEPTSGYVQAVDPLNESGALLSIRVDPLRVVIREKYGRLSGFELQKRLETYGIYAEMADLHYIVLLFGLAASAVDVERLQTALAAIAESADQEGLQPEQRIQLPIDVVHALSEPVEFTRMGAKHANTGTETMLLAESAGRLTAEAVIPYPPGIPLLYEGERITAEAILAIEQLVKHGARCQGASDPTMRTIAVLRTS from the coding sequence TTGGCACAAAGTCGTACCCTACAGTGGCGCGCGCCGCTATTCGAAGCTTTAACGGCCTTGCAGCGATCCGGACCGGCAAGCTATCATGTGCCGGGCCATAAATACGGTCAATCGCTCATGCGTATGACCGATATGGACGAAGATGCATTAGAGGCTTATAGAGACATCATGGCGATCGATGTGACGGAGCTATCGATGACGGATGATTTGCATGCGCCGTCAGGCATTATCGAGAAAGCACAGGAGCTGGCGGCGGAAGCATTCGGCTCAGATCATACTTTTTTCCTAGTCGGCGGCAGTACGGTCGGCAATTTGGCCATGATTTTGTCCGTTTGTGAGCCTAAAGACCTAATCATTGTCCAACGTAACGCCCATAAATCCGTTCTGAACGGTTTAAAGCTTGCTGGCGCTAAATCGGTATTCTTGATGCCTCAGCAGGACGCAGAGAGTGATCTGAGCGTTCTGCCGACGCTTGCCCAAATTGAGGCAGCTTTGCTCCGTTATCCGGAAGCAAAAGCCGTCTTCCTTACCAATCCGAGCTATTATGGATTGAGCTTGGACTTGGCGCCATATGCGGAGTTGATTCATAAGCATGGCAAGCTGCTGCTGGTCGACGAAGCCCACGGCGCTCATTATGGGCTTCACCCGCAATTTCCGCGTTCGGCGATGCAAGCCGGGGCGGACGCGGTCGTTCAGTCGACGCATAAAACATTGCCGGCGCTCACGATGGGCGCGATGCTGCATGTGCAAGGTGAGCGCATCGACCGCAAAGCGATCGCCGAAGCGCTGCGAATGGTACAGAGCTCGAGCCCGTCCTATCCGATTCTGGCATCGCTTGATATTGCCCGGGCAATGGTTCACGCCTATGGCAGCGATCTATTTCGGCCCGGTCTGAATGCGGCAGCGGATTTTCGTAATTGGGTGAACGAACCCACTTCCGGCTATGTACAGGCGGTAGACCCACTGAATGAGAGTGGAGCATTGCTGTCGATTCGGGTTGACCCTTTACGCGTGGTCATTCGCGAGAAATACGGAAGACTGTCCGGATTCGAGCTGCAGAAACGATTGGAGACGTACGGCATCTATGCCGAGATGGCTGATCTTCATTATATTGTTCTTTTATTCGGGCTTGCAGCTTCGGCAGTCGATGTCGAAAGGCTGCAAACCGCGCTGGCAGCGATAGCGGAGTCGGCGGACCAAGAAGGTCTTCAGCCAGAGCAGCGAATACAGCTGCCGATTGATGTCGTTCATGCCTTGTCGGAACCGGTCGAGTTTACGAGAATGGGTGCGAAGCACGCAAATACCGGCACGGAAACGATGCTGCTTGCGGAATCGGCCGGCCGGTTGACTGCGGAAGCGGTCATTCCTTATCCGCCCGGAATACCGCTGCTCTATGAAGGAGAGCGCATAACGGCGGAGGCGATACTCGCGATCGAACAACTTGTGAAACACGGCGCCAGATGCCAAGGAGCATCCGATCCGACGATGCGGACGATCGCCGTGCTGCGGACCAGCTAG